One Halarcobacter ebronensis genomic window carries:
- a CDS encoding efflux RND transporter permease subunit, with translation MVESIISFSIRNRFFILISTLVLIIASYWSVKHSSLDALPDLSPPQVIVQVKWPGQSPKTIEDQVSYPLISNLMSLPNIKTVRAMSSFQNALIYIIFKDGTDLYDSRNRILEQLSQLQGSFPTGVDVAIGPDATGVGWAYEYALKSKTKSLDELRTLQDYYYKFALLGVDGVSEVASVGGYIKNYEITLNQDRLVQYDLSINDVKKAIANNNDEKGGRIILENGFEHMIQAKGFLKSVKDIENITVKTNNSIPVTIKDIAQVNITSSNRRGMVDLDGEGETVGGIIVVRYGENPYDVIKRVKEKLKTLKVDDVEVVETYDRTSLIDKAIDTLKHTLLDESIIVMIVTAIFLFHFRSALIIIITLPVTVLFTFLLMKAFDLGSNIMSLGGIAIAIGAMVDATIVMVENAHKHLQGKDDLSNAKRKEIIINSAKQVGRPIFFALILVVVSFLPIFALSGQEGRLFSPLAFTKSFAMISGALLSITLVPILMTFFIKGKILDEKKNYLNRFFISLYSPLLKLSLKFRYMVVGIFVITIIAIYPAYKKLNWEFMPMMNEQTFMYMPVTPYGIGIDLAKELTQKTDRILKSFPEVQTVFGKAGRADSATDPAPLAMIETIITLKPESQWREGMTYKKLMQEMDEKLQVGGLINSWTYPIRGRIDMLLTGIRTPLGIKLFGNDHQKLEETAGKIEQILRKFDQTLSVSTDKINSGYYLNIDVDENMIAQYGITKNDVLSTVSLGVAGSKISTFFDGLERYPISLRFNIAQREDITTLKNLQVKTKLGFQPLEMFVKIYYEEGPSVIKSEKALNVNFIYITPKSEISVKAYKDRAQTLLNKLKLPEGFYYEWSGQSEYLESAMSRLAYIIPLTFIIIFILIYFALKNITYTTIIFFTLPFAFSGGLFYLDYLGFNISIAVIVGFLALLGVASETSIVMIVYLHEAMSELKRDKKVFDKDTIAQAIYKGAVLRLRPKLMTLFAILGGLIPIMYIDGVGSEVMQRIAAPMIGGMASSAILTLIIIPSVFYILALVKKGDIVKN, from the coding sequence ATGGTTGAATCAATTATCTCTTTTAGCATTAGAAATAGATTTTTTATACTTATTTCTACCCTTGTTTTAATTATCGCTTCATATTGGTCTGTTAAACACAGCTCTCTTGATGCACTTCCTGACTTGTCTCCACCACAAGTGATTGTTCAAGTTAAGTGGCCAGGACAAAGTCCAAAAACAATAGAAGATCAAGTGTCATACCCACTTATCTCAAATCTAATGAGTCTTCCAAATATTAAAACAGTAAGAGCAATGAGTTCTTTTCAAAATGCTCTTATATATATAATCTTTAAAGATGGTACTGATTTATATGACTCAAGAAATAGAATATTAGAGCAATTATCTCAACTTCAAGGAAGTTTTCCAACAGGTGTTGATGTAGCAATTGGACCTGATGCAACAGGTGTTGGTTGGGCTTATGAATATGCTTTAAAATCAAAAACTAAATCTTTGGATGAGTTGCGAACTCTTCAAGACTACTACTATAAATTTGCACTTTTAGGTGTTGATGGAGTAAGTGAAGTTGCTTCTGTAGGTGGATATATCAAAAACTATGAGATTACTCTAAATCAAGATAGACTTGTGCAATATGACTTAAGTATTAATGATGTTAAAAAAGCTATTGCAAATAATAATGATGAAAAAGGTGGAAGAATTATTTTAGAGAATGGTTTTGAACATATGATTCAAGCAAAAGGATTCTTAAAAAGTGTAAAAGATATTGAAAATATTACAGTAAAAACGAATAATTCTATTCCTGTTACTATAAAAGATATTGCCCAAGTTAATATTACCTCATCAAATAGAAGAGGAATGGTTGATTTAGATGGTGAAGGTGAAACTGTTGGTGGAATTATTGTTGTAAGATATGGTGAGAATCCTTATGATGTTATAAAAAGGGTTAAAGAGAAACTAAAAACTTTGAAAGTTGATGATGTTGAAGTTGTTGAAACATATGATAGAACTTCGCTTATAGATAAAGCTATTGATACTTTAAAACATACATTATTAGATGAATCTATAATTGTTATGATTGTTACAGCTATTTTTCTATTTCATTTTAGAAGTGCTTTGATTATCATTATAACACTGCCTGTTACAGTTCTATTTACATTTTTACTTATGAAGGCTTTTGATTTGGGCTCAAATATTATGAGTCTTGGGGGAATTGCAATTGCAATTGGAGCAATGGTTGATGCCACCATTGTAATGGTAGAAAACGCCCATAAACATCTTCAAGGAAAAGATGATTTATCAAATGCAAAAAGAAAAGAGATAATTATAAATTCAGCAAAACAAGTTGGTCGTCCTATCTTTTTTGCTCTTATCCTTGTAGTTGTCTCATTTTTACCAATTTTTGCTTTAAGTGGACAAGAGGGAAGACTCTTCTCTCCTTTGGCTTTTACAAAATCTTTTGCCATGATTTCAGGGGCACTTTTATCAATCACCCTTGTTCCTATTTTAATGACATTTTTCATAAAAGGTAAAATTTTAGATGAGAAAAAAAACTATCTAAATAGATTTTTTATCTCATTATACTCTCCACTTTTAAAACTTTCACTAAAGTTTAGATATATGGTTGTTGGTATATTTGTTATTACAATTATTGCTATTTATCCAGCTTACAAAAAATTAAACTGGGAATTTATGCCAATGATGAATGAACAAACTTTTATGTATATGCCTGTTACTCCTTATGGAATTGGGATTGATTTGGCAAAAGAGTTGACCCAAAAAACAGATAGAATTTTGAAATCTTTTCCAGAAGTACAAACTGTATTTGGTAAAGCTGGTCGAGCTGATAGTGCAACAGACCCTGCTCCATTAGCTATGATAGAAACAATCATTACTCTTAAACCCGAATCTCAATGGAGAGAAGGAATGACCTATAAAAAGCTTATGCAAGAGATGGATGAAAAACTTCAAGTGGGAGGGCTTATCAACTCTTGGACATATCCTATTAGAGGTAGAATTGATATGCTTTTAACAGGGATTAGAACTCCCCTTGGTATAAAACTTTTTGGAAATGACCATCAAAAATTAGAAGAGACAGCAGGAAAAATTGAACAAATATTAAGAAAATTTGACCAAACATTATCAGTTTCAACTGATAAAATAAACTCTGGATACTATTTAAATATTGATGTAGATGAAAATATGATTGCGCAATATGGAATTACAAAAAATGATGTTTTATCAACAGTCTCTCTTGGTGTTGCAGGTAGCAAAATTTCAACTTTTTTTGATGGCTTAGAGAGATATCCTATTTCACTTAGATTTAATATTGCACAAAGGGAAGATATAACTACATTAAAAAATCTTCAAGTAAAAACAAAATTGGGATTCCAACCTTTAGAGATGTTTGTAAAGATTTATTATGAAGAGGGTCCATCTGTTATAAAATCAGAGAAAGCTTTAAATGTAAACTTTATTTATATTACTCCTAAAAGTGAAATATCTGTAAAAGCCTATAAAGATAGAGCACAAACACTTTTAAATAAGTTGAAACTACCTGAGGGTTTTTATTATGAATGGTCAGGACAAAGTGAATATTTAGAATCTGCAATGAGCAGATTGGCTTATATTATCCCTTTAACTTTTATAATTATATTTATACTTATCTATTTTGCACTAAAAAATATTACCTATACAACAATAATATTTTTTACTCTTCCTTTTGCATTTTCAGGAGGATTGTTCTATTTAGATTATTTAGGCTTTAATATCTCTATTGCGGTTATTGTAGGATTTTTAGCACTACTTGGCGTTGCATCTGAAACCTCTATTGTAATGATTGTATATCTACATGAAGCAATGAGTGAGTTGAAAAGAGATAAGAAAGTTTTTGATAAAGATACAATTGCGCAGGCAATTTATAAAGGTGCTGTTTTAAGATTAAGACCAAAACTTATGACGCTTTTTGCAATATTAGGTGGACTTATTCCTATAATGTATATAGATGGAGTTGGTAGTGAGGTTATGCAAAGAATTGCTGCACCTATGATTGGAGGAATGGCATCGTCAGCAATATTGACGCTTATTATTATTCCATCAGTTTTTTATATTTTAGCGCTTGTAAAAAAAGGGGATATTGTTAAAAATTGA
- a CDS encoding efflux RND transporter periplasmic adaptor subunit: protein MRALIISLIMGVTILNAEILQVEQLFNKKLTKVQKEQIGTLKSFYGRTAFDESKIYDIVSRFDGYITKLYANEQYKDIKKGEKLFSIYSDEILSLQQEIQLAKKFNKDLLSSNLEKLNSLEVDSKVIDKIKNSNRVLKQIDVFAPTNAIVLKKQINDGSYVKKGNLLLQLASLDKIWFIASIYQNDLSFVKDGMKAKISLDGVNESLSVKVDKIYPLVNSQTKSVDVRFVLENKELKYYPNMFGKVFIQENQKEMLTLPKTAVLLKGDKKYVFKYLSQKEYEPIEVEAKRISSNKYEILSGLNEGEEVIDNALFLLDSDAITNGLYTLDNGDW from the coding sequence GTGAGAGCTCTAATAATATCCCTAATAATGGGAGTTACAATATTAAATGCTGAAATTCTGCAAGTTGAGCAGTTGTTCAATAAAAAGCTTACAAAAGTACAAAAAGAACAAATAGGTACCTTAAAAAGCTTTTATGGACGTACTGCTTTTGACGAGTCAAAAATTTATGATATTGTAAGCAGATTTGACGGTTATATTACAAAACTATATGCAAATGAACAGTACAAAGATATAAAAAAAGGAGAAAAACTTTTTTCTATCTACTCTGATGAAATTTTGTCTCTTCAACAAGAGATACAACTTGCAAAAAAATTTAACAAAGATTTACTCTCTTCAAATTTAGAAAAACTAAACTCACTTGAAGTTGATTCAAAAGTTATAGATAAAATAAAAAATTCAAATAGAGTTTTAAAACAGATAGATGTTTTTGCTCCAACAAATGCAATTGTATTAAAAAAACAGATAAATGATGGAAGTTATGTAAAAAAAGGAAATCTTCTTTTACAATTGGCATCATTAGATAAAATTTGGTTTATTGCCTCAATTTACCAAAATGATCTATCTTTTGTAAAAGATGGAATGAAAGCAAAAATCTCTTTAGATGGAGTAAATGAATCACTAAGTGTAAAAGTTGATAAAATTTACCCTTTGGTAAACTCTCAAACAAAATCTGTTGATGTAAGATTTGTTCTTGAAAACAAAGAACTAAAATATTATCCAAATATGTTTGGAAAAGTTTTTATTCAAGAGAATCAAAAAGAGATGTTAACACTTCCAAAAACTGCAGTGCTACTTAAAGGTGATAAAAAGTATGTCTTTAAATATCTTTCACAAAAAGAGTATGAACCAATTGAGGTTGAAGCTAAAAGAATTTCCTCGAATAAATATGAGATTTTAAGTGGCTTAAATGAAGGAGAAGAGGTAATAGATAATGCTTTATTCCTTCTTGATTCAGATGCAATAACAAATGGACTTTATACTTTAGATAATGGTGATTGGTAG
- a CDS encoding TolC family protein → MKKRYLPLILLPLLLKAATVDEVVNQTLENNYSLKALENSIEISKQQISLATKWENPILTIGANDLQLNDISARDKEPMQAQFIGITQAFPTNGKLELKEKIAKDDYSISKYQLDEKRLELKSNIYEYIYKIKLLEERLFLYEEFKSNVKDIENLLKNFYKYSKASQEQIITTQILYEELNLKAQQLKTFLDTSYLKLEELTYKKFDTFEIDTNLKNIKLEKDISSHPKILSFDTQTKKFTTQSKLENAKKISDIKVNLSYFQRDDKYEDYLNFSLAFPLPIYGKENIEVTKAKFKSAQAQNQLEDLKFKFKNQIEVLQKSIDDSITTYNIIEKSILPKYESLQKILESNNSYSNNKKIDTNTLIKNQNEIIKYKLKAIDEKDKYFTSLAKSYYFTRIEK, encoded by the coding sequence ATGAAAAAGAGATATCTGCCACTTATTTTATTGCCTCTATTATTAAAGGCAGCTACTGTAGATGAAGTTGTAAATCAAACATTAGAGAATAACTATAGTTTAAAAGCTTTAGAAAACTCTATAGAGATTTCAAAACAGCAGATATCTCTTGCAACAAAATGGGAAAATCCCATTTTGACTATTGGAGCAAATGATTTACAACTAAATGATATAAGTGCTAGGGACAAAGAGCCTATGCAAGCTCAATTTATTGGTATAACTCAAGCTTTTCCAACAAATGGAAAACTAGAATTAAAAGAAAAGATTGCAAAAGATGATTACTCAATCTCTAAATATCAGTTAGATGAAAAAAGACTTGAACTTAAATCAAATATCTATGAATATATCTATAAAATCAAACTCTTAGAAGAGAGATTGTTTTTATATGAAGAGTTTAAATCAAATGTTAAAGATATTGAAAATCTATTAAAAAATTTTTATAAATACTCTAAGGCTTCACAAGAGCAGATAATAACTACACAAATTTTATATGAAGAATTAAATTTAAAAGCACAACAATTAAAAACATTTTTGGATACAAGCTATTTAAAACTAGAAGAACTTACTTATAAAAAGTTTGACACATTTGAGATAGATACAAATTTAAAAAATATTAAACTTGAAAAAGATATCTCTTCACATCCAAAGATTTTATCTTTTGATACACAAACTAAAAAATTCACAACTCAATCAAAACTTGAAAATGCAAAAAAAATTTCTGATATTAAAGTGAATTTAAGTTATTTCCAAAGGGATGACAAATATGAAGACTATCTAAACTTTTCATTAGCATTTCCACTTCCAATATATGGAAAAGAGAATATTGAAGTTACAAAAGCAAAATTTAAATCAGCTCAAGCTCAAAATCAACTTGAGGATTTAAAGTTCAAATTTAAAAATCAAATTGAGGTTTTACAAAAATCTATTGATGACTCAATTACTACATATAATATAATAGAAAAATCTATTCTTCCAAAATATGAGTCATTACAAAAAATTTTGGAGAGTAACAATAGTTACTCAAACAATAAAAAAATTGATACAAATACATTGATAAAAAATCAAAATGAAATAATCAAATATAAACTAAAAGCTATTGATGAAAAGGATAAATATTTTACTTCATTGGCTAAATCATACTATTTTACAAGGATTGAGAAGTGA
- a CDS encoding FixH family protein, with the protein MKQLLKIVSILIFSCILLNAEPIDLKGTTDGYEVQLQSAKSLVVGKNTFIVTLIKDGKVVSDAKVKAKFFMPEMPGMPYMEHERKAELVDGKYTFSVNLSMGGTWQYHLLFKTADEKVHKIRSSVNL; encoded by the coding sequence ATGAAACAACTTTTAAAAATCGTTTCAATTTTAATTTTCTCATGTATTTTATTAAATGCAGAACCTATTGACCTAAAAGGAACTACAGATGGATATGAAGTTCAACTTCAATCTGCAAAATCTCTTGTTGTAGGGAAGAACACTTTTATAGTAACTCTAATAAAAGATGGCAAAGTAGTAAGTGATGCAAAAGTAAAAGCTAAGTTTTTTATGCCAGAAATGCCAGGAATGCCATATATGGAACATGAGAGAAAAGCTGAGCTTGTTGATGGAAAATATACATTTTCAGTTAATCTATCTATGGGTGGGACATGGCAATATCATCTTCTATTTAAAACAGCAGATGAAAAAGTACATAAAATTAGATCAAGTGTAAACCTATAA